The following coding sequences are from one Capsicum annuum cultivar UCD-10X-F1 chromosome 3, UCD10Xv1.1, whole genome shotgun sequence window:
- the LOC107864186 gene encoding putative E3 ubiquitin-protein ligase XBAT35 isoform X2: MGQQQSKDELLYQQVNYGNIEGIKSLRNEGAGLEWLDKEGKTPLIVACMNPELYNVAKTLIELGANVNAYRPGRHAGTPLHHAAKRGLEQTVKLLLSHRANALIMNDDCQTPLDVARIKGFSNVVRAIESQICLFSGWLRELYGPGFLELLAPQLLSRKVWVVVIPCGSRNLRKPFKLELAIYSAVQDAQPRTIVALWKANMEEPHFSQPDSAVIISDISNKARIKLAAVQESEKQQLQSFCNACKGIPQVMHPAFPFRSQAPVVPATAPSTTEDVELAMAISASLQSASQQRPTYHENHPGSGTETSASWTNPVDVASHGHSSFTGASSQKTSSSACQVEEASSSGTQVAQVQASSDTSTVVQAMPENPVTASIPTAPPLTDDIIDNGPIHYPSIDSSPVDLSSPTVQNSKAHESNNPDVASSSCVICLDAPVEGACIPCGHMAGCMSCLNEIKGKKWGCPVCRAKIDQVIRLYAV, encoded by the exons TGGCTAGATAAGGAAGGGAAGACACCATTGATTGTGGCGTGCATGAATCCTGAACTTTACAATGTAGCAAAAACTTTGATAGAATTGGGTGCCAATGTCAATGCTTACCGTCCAG GTCGTCATGCGGGGACTCCTCTACATCATGCTGCAAAAAGAGGTCTTGAGCAGACGGTTAAGTTACTCCTTTCACATAGAG CAAATGCGTTGATAATGAATGATGACTGCCAAACTCCCCTTGATGTTGCCAGAATTAAAGGTTTCAGCAATGTTGTCCGTGCAATTGAG AGCCAGATTTGCTTATTTTCTGGTTGGCTACGAGAACTTTACGGGCCTGGATTCCTTGAACTATTGGCGCCACAGTTGCTTAGTCGGAAAGT GTGGGTGGTTGTCATACCATGCGGTTCCCGTAATCTCAGAAAGCCTTTCAAGTTGGAGCTTGCTATATATTCAGCTGTACAG GATGCTCAGCCGCGCACAATAGTTGCTCTGTGGAAGGCCAATATGGAAGAACCACATTTCAGCCAGCCTGATTCAGCAGTTATCATATCCGATATTTCAAACA AAGCAAGGATTAAACTTGCAGCGGTCCAGGAAAGCGAAAAACAGCAATTGCAGTCTTTCTGCAATGCATGCAAGGGAATTCCTCAG GTCATGCATCCAGCATTTCCTTTTCGATCTCAAGCCCCAGTCGTCCCTGCAACTGCTCCATCAACCACAGAGGATGTGGAGTTAGCAATGGCTATTAGTGCCTCTCTTCAGTCTGCTTCACAACAAAGACCAACCTATCATGAGAATCACCCAGGATCAGGAACAGAAACATCAGCGAGTTGGACTAACCCTGTTGATGTTGCCAGTCACGGTCATAGCTCTTTTACCGGGGCTTCTTCACAAAAAACTAGTAGTAGTGCCTGTCAAGTCGAGGAAGCCAGTTCAAGTGGCACTCAAGTAGCGCAAGTTCAGGCTTCAAGTGATACGTCGACTGTTGTCCAAGCGATGCCAGAGAATCCGGTTACTGCATCTATCCCAACAGCTCCTCCTCTTACGGATGACATAATAGACAATGGGCCAATTCATTATCCATCAATCGATTCCAGCCCAGTTGACTTGTCTTCTCCAACTGTTCAGAACTCCAAAGCACATGAAAGCAATAATCCTGATGTTGCTTCTTCATCTTGTGTAATATGCTTAGATGCTCCAGTGGAAGGAGCTTGCATCCCTTGTGGACATATGGCTGGATGCATGTCTTGTTTGAATGAAATCAAGGGAAAGAAGTGGGGCTGCCCCGTCTGTCGTGCCAAGATAGATCAGGTGATAAGGCTATATGCTGTTTAA
- the LOC107864186 gene encoding putative E3 ubiquitin-protein ligase XBAT35 isoform X1, protein MGQQQSKDELLYQQVNYGNIEGIKSLRNEGAGLEWLDKEGKTPLIVACMNPELYNVAKTLIELGANVNAYRPGRHAGTPLHHAAKRGLEQTVKLLLSHRANALIMNDDCQTPLDVARIKGFSNVVRAIESQICLFSGWLRELYGPGFLELLAPQLLSRKVWVVVIPCGSRNLRKPFKLELAIYSAVQDAQPRTIVALWKANMEEPHFSQPDSAVIISDISNIPRRWRRRRGIMPSQLVKNSLRGARKARIKLAAVQESEKQQLQSFCNACKGIPQVMHPAFPFRSQAPVVPATAPSTTEDVELAMAISASLQSASQQRPTYHENHPGSGTETSASWTNPVDVASHGHSSFTGASSQKTSSSACQVEEASSSGTQVAQVQASSDTSTVVQAMPENPVTASIPTAPPLTDDIIDNGPIHYPSIDSSPVDLSSPTVQNSKAHESNNPDVASSSCVICLDAPVEGACIPCGHMAGCMSCLNEIKGKKWGCPVCRAKIDQVIRLYAV, encoded by the exons TGGCTAGATAAGGAAGGGAAGACACCATTGATTGTGGCGTGCATGAATCCTGAACTTTACAATGTAGCAAAAACTTTGATAGAATTGGGTGCCAATGTCAATGCTTACCGTCCAG GTCGTCATGCGGGGACTCCTCTACATCATGCTGCAAAAAGAGGTCTTGAGCAGACGGTTAAGTTACTCCTTTCACATAGAG CAAATGCGTTGATAATGAATGATGACTGCCAAACTCCCCTTGATGTTGCCAGAATTAAAGGTTTCAGCAATGTTGTCCGTGCAATTGAG AGCCAGATTTGCTTATTTTCTGGTTGGCTACGAGAACTTTACGGGCCTGGATTCCTTGAACTATTGGCGCCACAGTTGCTTAGTCGGAAAGT GTGGGTGGTTGTCATACCATGCGGTTCCCGTAATCTCAGAAAGCCTTTCAAGTTGGAGCTTGCTATATATTCAGCTGTACAG GATGCTCAGCCGCGCACAATAGTTGCTCTGTGGAAGGCCAATATGGAAGAACCACATTTCAGCCAGCCTGATTCAGCAGTTATCATATCCGATATTTCAAACA TCCCGAGGCGCTGGAGGCGAAGGCGAGGGATAATGCCCTCCCAATTGGTAAAGAATAGTCTGCGAGGAGCTAGGA AAGCAAGGATTAAACTTGCAGCGGTCCAGGAAAGCGAAAAACAGCAATTGCAGTCTTTCTGCAATGCATGCAAGGGAATTCCTCAG GTCATGCATCCAGCATTTCCTTTTCGATCTCAAGCCCCAGTCGTCCCTGCAACTGCTCCATCAACCACAGAGGATGTGGAGTTAGCAATGGCTATTAGTGCCTCTCTTCAGTCTGCTTCACAACAAAGACCAACCTATCATGAGAATCACCCAGGATCAGGAACAGAAACATCAGCGAGTTGGACTAACCCTGTTGATGTTGCCAGTCACGGTCATAGCTCTTTTACCGGGGCTTCTTCACAAAAAACTAGTAGTAGTGCCTGTCAAGTCGAGGAAGCCAGTTCAAGTGGCACTCAAGTAGCGCAAGTTCAGGCTTCAAGTGATACGTCGACTGTTGTCCAAGCGATGCCAGAGAATCCGGTTACTGCATCTATCCCAACAGCTCCTCCTCTTACGGATGACATAATAGACAATGGGCCAATTCATTATCCATCAATCGATTCCAGCCCAGTTGACTTGTCTTCTCCAACTGTTCAGAACTCCAAAGCACATGAAAGCAATAATCCTGATGTTGCTTCTTCATCTTGTGTAATATGCTTAGATGCTCCAGTGGAAGGAGCTTGCATCCCTTGTGGACATATGGCTGGATGCATGTCTTGTTTGAATGAAATCAAGGGAAAGAAGTGGGGCTGCCCCGTCTGTCGTGCCAAGATAGATCAGGTGATAAGGCTATATGCTGTTTAA